Proteins encoded in a region of the Coregonus clupeaformis isolate EN_2021a chromosome 9, ASM2061545v1, whole genome shotgun sequence genome:
- the LOC121566915 gene encoding E3 SUMO-protein ligase KIAA1586-like, with protein MNFEIQVSGQGSRTTSLSILRNKVRKHALSKAHTQAVKVAEQQKEAAIENAVETMTESYMKETEAVFRTAYHLAKKNRPFSDHESLIELQELNGVKMGSILHSRYSATQIIQHVASEMQSKIISSIIASSSKLAVLIDEASSLSHKAVMTVSIKASIQEESPEFIFLELVELENQRADGILQALLTCLTNAGFTEEWLHENWVTFVSDGASVMLGKKSGVATRLTLRFPKLFVWHCMNHRLELAVSDAVDEVNSVNHFKTFIQKLYSLYSVSNKNERELVNAAAEVGSQLLRIGRILDVRWVASSFRTVRAVWTSLGALVQHFKNACSDEMRSTKERQMYRGLLDRVQSPEFICDLGLMYDTLHELSLLSQELQSRSITLLRAEHLLKRSIRVIQSFKESPGEKYSEALEAKQTGEYRSIALKTNAKLKSINPGQFLQSLVNNLEKRLSFEDETIMDLSILDQSKWPSKPSIRHGEEQVKRLCKRFNLCTDQALNGMRDLLEEPSSEPKDLKPLMNCMKTFPVGTAECERNFSLMNNISSDKRAVLLISNISNLMMININGPPTSKFDPRKYTRTWLKSHRAASSVRSRQCSVKAPAESKFVWNIL; from the coding sequence atgaactttgaaATTCAAGTGTCTGGCCAGGGAAGTAGAACAACAAGTTTGTCAATCTTGAGAAATAAGGTGAGGAAACATGCGTTGTCCAAGGCCCACACTCAGGCTGTGAAGGTGGCAGagcaacagaaagaagctgccatTGAGAATGCAGTGGAGACTATGACTGAGTCCTACATGAAGGAAACTGAAGCTGTGTTTCGAACAGCCTACCATCTGGCCAAAAAGAACCGACCCTTTTCTGACCATGAGAGCCTCATTGAGCTGCAGGAACTGAATGGTGTAAAAATGGGCTCAATACTTCATTCACGTTACAGTGcaacacaaataatacaacatgTTGCTAGTGAGATGCAGAGCAAAATCATCAGTAGCATTATAGCATCATCCAGTAAGTTAGCTGTCCTAATTGACGAGGCATCTTCTTTAAGTCACAAAGCTGTCATGACAGTTTCTATTAAAGCATCAATTCAAGAAGAAAGCCCTGAGTTCATATTCCTGGAACTTGTTGAACTGGAAAATCAGAGAGCAGATGGCATATTACAGGCGTTACTCACCTGTTTAACTAATgctggctttacagaagagtggcttcATGAAAACTGGGTAACATTTGTATCTGATGGAGCCAGTGTCATGCTAGGAAAGAAGTCAGGAGTAGCAACCAGACTGACTTTGAGATTCCCAAAGCTTTTTGTATGGCACTGCATGAACCATAGACTTGAACTTGCTGTGTCAGATGCAGTTGATGAGGTAAACTCTGTCAATCACTTTAAAACTTTTATCCAGAAGCTATACTCTCTGTATAGTGTGTCAAACAAAAATGAACGTGAACTTGTTAATGCAGCAGCTGAAGTAGGCTCACAACTTCTTCGCATTGGCAGAATCTTGGATGTACGCTGGGTGGCCAGTAGCTTTCGGACTGTTCGTGCTGTTTGGACATCCCTGGGAGCTCTTGTGCAGCACTTTAAAAATGCTTGCAGTGATGAGATGAGGTCCACCAAAGAGAGGCAGATGTACAGAGGTTTGTTAGACCGTGTTCAAAGTCCAGAATTCATTTGTGACCTTGGCCTCATGTACGACACTCTCCATGAACTAAGTCTCCTGTCACAGGAGCTTCAGTCTCGTTCTATAACGCTCCTCAGAGCAGAGCATCTGCTGAAACGCTCAATCAGAGTGATCCAGTCATTCAAAGAGAGTCCAGGTGAGAAATATAGTGAGGCTTTAGAAgcaaaacagactggggagtatcGGTCTATAGCCCTGAAAACAAATGCAAAGCTGAAGTCTATCAATCCAGGCCAGTTCTTACAAAGCCTTGTGAACAATCTGGAGAAACGCTTGTCTTTTGAAGATGAGACCATCATGGACCTCAGCATCCTTGATCAGAGTAAGTGGCCATCAAAGCCCAGCATCCGCCATGGTGAAGAACAAGTTAAGCGACTGTGCAAGCGATTTAACTTGTGCACAGACCAAGCACTGAATGGGATGCGGGACCTACTGGAAGAGCCCAGTAGTGAGCCCAAGGACCTAAAACCACTTATGAACTGTATGAAAACATTCCCTGTCGGTACAGCAGAGTGTGAGAGGAATTTTAGCCTTATGAACAATATAAGCTCAGACAAGAGGGCTGTCCTTCTGATCTCAAACATATCAAACTTGATGATGATTAATATCAACGGCCCACCAACTTCCAAGTTTGATCCTAGAAAATATACAAGGACCTGGTTGAAGAGCCATCGTGCTGCCTCTTCGGTGCGTTCTAGACAGTGCAGTGTGAAAGCTCCTGCAGAAAGCAAATTTGTCtggaatatactgtag